The Tenebrio molitor chromosome 5, icTenMoli1.1, whole genome shotgun sequence genome segment attattattattattattattattattattattattattattattacaccaCCCAACAGACATGTAGTCCAATTAGAGGGTAGGAAAAACCAAAATCAGTATATTAATCTGTATTGAAGCTCATCCCCTTTATGTCTCTAATAGTGCAGTTGAAAATATCGAGGGAAGGTAACTTATTAGAATTATTATGACACATCATGAAGAGCGGAGAAAATTTTTGCGTATTAATGCGAGGAGTATCCATATAAAAAGTCAACTGATTTCTGGATGCCAGCCTAGGtacatgaaaattaattttacccAGCAGTTCAGGACAGTCGAAGACGTTGTTAATTAGtcgatgtaaaaaaataagggAATGGCAAACGCGGCGATGCAAAAGACTGTCTACATTCCAACGACGTAACAGGTCATGTTGTGGATGGCCGTTCTCTGGATAAGTGCCATCAACTTTGAAACTCAAGTACTTTAGAAGACGTCTTTGTATTTTCTCAAGATCCTCAATCTGTGACTTATAACCAGTAGACCAAACCACACTAGCATATTCCAATTTCGATCTCacgaaagcaaaataaaaacgtttcaCAGTATCAGTATTATTGAAACTCCGAGAGTTTCTGATGACAAACCCAAGGGATCTAACCGATCTGGTAACCATGCCCTCAACATGATCTAAGAAGGACAAGTTACTGTCGAGAGTTATTCCTAGATCAACATGTTTTGTACAGCGTTGTAGGTCTGAGATGTCAAGAGTATAGTGATGATGAATAGGCTGAGTCTTTCTGGTAAATGACATAATACAGCATTTATCCTTGTTTAGTTTTAGACCATTGCTGTTGCACCAGGTTACCACTTCATCAATGGTATCCTGCATTCGCAGGCAGTCAACAGCATGGTCAATTCTTgagtaaattttgaaatcatcagcatataataaaatttgagaGTCAACAACATCCGCtatattattaatgaaaacattaaacaaaagtgGTCCAAGAATGGAGCCCTGCGGTACACCAGATGAAACATTGATCACGTGTGATTGAAAGCCAGCACAATTAACATACTGACAACGACCACTGAAATATGACCTAAAAAATTCGACAAAATTGGTACAGAGTCCAAATTTGGAAAGTTTTCCTAACAGTATTGGGTGATCAATTGTGTCAAACGCTTTCGACAAGTCCGTGAATACAACATCAACTTGAGAACGATCATTCATGCAATCAGCCACAAACTGCACAAAACTGCATAAGTTTGTAACAGTAGATCGGCCCTTCACAAAGCCATGTTGAAAGTTCGATAACTGGTTTTTCACGAAGGGGGATATCGTATCGTGAAGTAAAATCTCAAAAACCTTAGCAAAGCTCGACAGCAGAACCACAGGCCTATAATTGTGAATTTGTTTTCTATCACCTTTTTTATAGATCGgacaaattattgaatttttaaaaacagcagGGAATGTCGAGGAACTTAACGCACGGTTAAAAATTATAGTAAGTGGGGTTGTAATATTGTcacaaatgtttttaattacaaaagcAGGAATACCATCCGGACCAGaggattttttagttttgagtttttttattgcatcACTCATATTAGTTACAGTAAAAGTCGGAATAGTTAAGCAGCCGGAATTGCGCGAATACATATCGAAGTGATTATTATCTGAAACTGTTGTGGAAGATGAGGTATGCAAGTAggtataaaattgtttttcttaatACAATCGATATAAGACCAAAAACTTTTAGGatcttttgttatattttgttccacttgtaatagtatattaagtataaagaacggtaatgacaatgtacggatcgaagacaattgtttggaggaggagcttgcgacgactccaatattgtctgagatccgtacattgtcattaacgttcgtcatgcttatgagattttttgcgcgattgaatatttattacaaaacattcctaactagaatgcaatgcgatacgacgcccttcacatcgtgttgccacaatgtcggtttttgtatcgcgtttctaaggcaatctgcaaacaactaccgccattgcagtttttgtgcgcaaatatcgccagttgtgttgaaaaacaagcagtaaaatgagtgatattagtgattccgaaaacgaagtggatattgtagaagaaactttgaatgtggggtgcgtcacaaataaagaatttttgaaactaacgacctcaacgtgtaattaagaagacaaggaaaatttttggtatgaaaattttgataatactaatgtcgcggcaagttcgctaatattatttcattgcagcggcaaggaatgccgaccacaagagccgtgtgagtttccagaaagtgctaacatcttgtcttcaacttctgtctacataaatcaagaattttggaaaccagcgaactcaatatgaaatcaagaagacaaggaaaatccggggtatgaacattttgacaattctaatgtcgcggcaagtctgttactaaaattgtttcattgcagcggcaaagtaggccgactacaagagccgtgtgagtttccagaaagtgctaacatcttgtcttcaacttccgtctacataaatgaagaattttcgaaaccaacgatctcaatttgtaatcaagaagacaaggaaaatgcggggtatgaaaattttgacaatgccaatgtcgcggcaagtttgctaatgctatttcattgcagcagcaaggaaagccgactacaagagccgtgtgagtttccagaaagtgctaacatcttgtcttcaacttctgtctacataaatgaagaattattttcgaaaccaacaacctcaatatgtacctacctaatcaagaagacaaggaaaatgcggggtatgaaaattttgacaatggcaatgtcgcggcaagtttgctaatgctatttcattgcagcgccaaggaaagccgactacaaaagctttatgagtttccagaaagtgcccccacatcttgtcttcaacttctgtctacataaaaattattataataatggattaattttgaataaactttacttaccgttctagaacaccaaaaattacttaccatcgagtttatcgttagcaacgagtaaacagagcttaccatcttggaaacagacgtggtaaacaaccaaatagagtacaatcgcgcaaaaaatatatttacaatGGGCACGTTTGATTTCTAACTTGATAATCTTTCTGATAGACTTGAATTCATCGTAGAATAGAGGAGATTTGCTTTGTTTGTATATTAGTCAAAGTTTATGTTTTTGTCTCAGCTGCTTAACGATTGAGCTATTAAACCAAGGGGGATATTTCGATTTGTAAAAACGTAGGGATCTTGGAACACAAATACTAAATATATCATTCAGTTTGCTATAAAACGCCTCCATCATAACGTCAATATCAGATATAGGTTTTAGAAAAGACCAGTCAATGTcagacaattttttgtttattgcaacaaaatcagcttttagaaaattaaaatgttgtttcTTAGATGAAATAACTGATGTGTCATATTTATAAGCATATTTATAAGCATATAGAATGTGAAGGGGTGGATGATGAACATCCTCTTTACACAATATATCAACGGCCTTGCTAACCACACATTTCTTGTTCGAGCAAACTAAGTCCAGTATTCTGTTGAAGTCATTAGCGATATtgttgttctgatgaaaaccCATGTAATTACAGAATTCAAGAAAGATTCTAGATTTGTTGTCTTGGACGCCACTTAAAGCCAAAACATAATGAGAGATATTGAAATCACCAATAATGATAACGTTTTTATTCAATACAAAAGTCAAGAGATTCAAAGCTATCAAAAAGCTTCACATACACATCAATAGAAGAGTTAGGTGGGACATAGAGagcaaaaatgtaaagaattGAGGTCTTGGGAATTGATATTTTTACACAAACAATATCAACATTCGGTAACAGAGAAAAATCCGTGTTGTTCAAATCAATTCTTTCCACAACAAAAGCGGTGCTCACAACAACAAGCACACCACCCCCCCTAGAACATTGGCAAGTAATAAAATCCCTGTCAGATCTGAAAATGTAATAAGAACTGTTACATAGTTCATTGTCCAAGACCGAGTCATTCAACCATGTTTCCGAGATAATAACCACATCAAACTTTGATGAAATAATGCCATTGTAGAGTTCGGTCAATTTATTCCTTAGACTGCGCACGTTTTGGTAATAGACCGACAAGTGCGATTTGCGTTGGTTTACTGGGCTTACGTGTAAATGTGTTTCATCAACCAATACTCGCAAAGGTGAGAAAGAAGGTGATGGCTATGCTGAAATGCCAAAGACATCTCTTTTGGCTTTAGTCAGTAATTCCTGAAAGGATACATATTTACCAGATTCCCAAACAAAATGACGAGTATCAATATCTCCCTTCTGACGTGAATTCAGATTAGTACAGTTAATACATCGAAGAATTTCGGATTGACATTCTTTAGTATTATGCTTTTCTCCACATTTCGAGCACGCCAAAGCATTATTGCAACTGCGAGAAGTATGACCGTAGCCGCAGCATCTGTAACAGCGAGTTAGTTCAACTGCatcaaaaatgttacaggtgtCAAGACCAACAATAAGATGACTTCTAGACAGAGCCTTCCTGTAAGTCATTAAATCAACCTGCAAGACAGCCCTGAAAACTTTATCATTCTTTTTCAATGCAGAAAAATTGAGTAGTTTACAAACCGAATTAGTATCAAAAATATCaggattttttgttgtaatatATGAAATTACTGAATCTTCTGGAATTATGTCAGAAATACCAACAATACAGATTCGGGGCAATAATTTTCTAGGTTCGTGAATATCATACTTTTCTGATAGTTTTTCTACAGCAATCTTTTTGAAATCGTTAGAGTCACATCCTACCAAAATACCGCCATCCTTGATTTGTTTAACCTTactaaaatgaaaatcttGATTTAATATATCAACTCCACTTAGAATATCATTTATTGTTTGAGActtatcttgatttttattttttggcttgaTAACAAAGGTTTGTTGATTCTGGGGTTCTTTATTCTGAGCCAAAACTTGAGAATAAGTAACATTTGCTTTACCTTCATCCTTCAGACTTGTACCATCAAGTAATGAGCTCAATCTTTTAACCTCATGTTGTAGTAAAACATTATGATCTTTAAGTGTATCAATTTCAGTTTTAAGGACAACCATCTGCTTATTTACACAGCTTCGCACAATATCCATGATCTCTACACccagttttttcaaaaaatcatcTGCTGAATCTGGCTGCACAGATGACTGATGCCGAGAACCCGATGAACCAGAATTCCCGAGAGGATTAACTTTGTTTTGTGTGGGACTAGTCGATGCACACCAGTTACACTTCCAATTCTTAGCCTTTCCAGCCGATTTTAACATCTTTAGCTCGTCATCATCTATCCCGCAACAATTCACATGATAATCTAACTTGCAAGTAGAACTACAAGATAAGTAATCGTCATGACGGCTAATGGAGCGATTACACTTACCACATTTACCCATCTTTGtcacatatttaaaaaaaaataataaaaaaaataaataaataaaaaacagcTGATAATTATTAACGTTAAAAGATAGTGATTAGAGAAATATATAAACGCCTCCTGCAATGTATGGGTGCAAGCAAGATCGCAACAATCGGCTGGCACCCACGTTAGAGAGAGAAACCGGTTATTAGCGATAGCGTACTTACTTAAAGTTAGTGAGACAGTAAtcgaggaaaaaaaaaatcaaaacaacgTAGAGATTAGATCAACGGTAACAAACTCTAAATAATAGCCAACACTAAATGCAAAAAAGTGAGGATTTACTGTGAATAAAACACCTTCAAAAGCTAGAACTTCACAGCACAGCACAGCATGTgttttgtcaaatttgtcaaattgacaaatttatttcaatcaaaaatcgtaacgacgaaagtaaataagaaaatatttttttgttttttataatcgctgtgatagccatgcaactaaggacttttacgcgttttcattgaatcattcatgatcacgtgatacatgaattatattgtcaAACTTTGCccattaaattaaagtagTTCGGTCGTCACATCGATACCATTGAATTTGGAACAAAAAgtgtaaaaatcaaaagtTGAACACTTTTGGAATATAAATCCGAAATTTTTTAAGGGCCTTACCGAGTTTAATTTTGAACTcgattttgaataaaaatggaaTGAATAACATGGCGCCTTATGGACAAGGGTTTCGCGGGcacataaaaattgaaattgtgcAGTAGAAAACCATTGATTTTATGACAAAAAACTACTGTATCGATAGAAAATGACCTAAGGAATTCACTGGTGTGCTTAATTATCAGCCTTACCGAGCATTCTAAAGAGAAAAATTGCGAAACTAAGAATAAACAGCTATTAATGCGGAAGTGTCAGCCATTGTTCAGACGACCACGTGAGACGTGATGCACCACCAATGCTAACGCAACGCGACCAACTCTTGTCACTCAGGTGTGAGATAACTAATTACAGACCTATTGCCATTATtaacaacttttcaaaaatatttgaacttgTACTTTTTAACCGCATCTACAATCATGTTGCACATATGATATCCTTCTTTCAGCACGGTTTTCAGGCCCGAAGATCTACGGTTACAAATTTACTTTCGGTAACGCATTTTCTCCAAGTAAACTTGGACGCTCGTAAACAGATTGATGTCATCTACATGGATTTCTCAAAAGCGTTCGATCGTGTTGATCACAAGTTACTCTTGACTAAACTGGATAATTTTGGTTTTTCGGACAATCTAATTCAACTTATTGCGTCTTATCTTAGTGACAGGGCCCTGTTCGTTCAGTACAGAGGTTTTAGTTCCGGGCTGTTTCAGCAACTTTCTGGAGTTCCTCAGGGATCTGTCCTTGGTCCTTTGttctttgttatatttagcAACGACATGACTGACCTCCTGGATGTGCCTTTTCAACTATACGCAGATGatctaaaaatttataatgtcATACAAACCGATGAAGACTGTCTTAAACTACAGCGCAATATTGATCTGATTCAAAACTGGGCAAGAACTAACAACCTTCTTCTTAATATTAATAAGTGTAATGTAGTAAGTTACTCGAGGAGGGACACTATTATCAGGTTCAACTACTCGATTGAAAATTCGGCATTACAGCGTGTTAATGAGTTTAAAGATCTGGGAGTTGTGTTCGATTCCAAACTTACATTTCGGAGTCACGTTGAATATGTTCTGTCTAAAGCGTATAAATCTCTGGGCTTCGTCATACGAAATgggaaattatttgataatccACAAACTCTCCTTTGTCTCTATAAAACGTATGTAAGATCTACACTTGAGTACGCCAGTATTGTTTGGTCACCCTGTTACAAAGTTCATATTTGGTCTCTTGAAAAAGTCCAGAGACGGTTTGCCAAATCTTTCATGTATTTTTCTTCTGGTGAGTATCCACAGAGAGGTGTGCCACACGAGACCCTTTTAGAGCAGGTGCAGATTCCATCCCTAGCTTCTAGGCGTAAATTAGCCAGCATTAAGTTTCTCTCGTTTTTAATTGCTCAGTTGATTGCCCCTACTTGTTATCTCAGTTTTCCATCAGAGTTCCCTCTTTTAGTTGTTGTAAGCATGGTACCTTCTATCTAGATACTGCAAGAACCAATCTGCTACAATATTCTAGCCTATATCAGATGGTTAAGAATTACTCTGATGTGGAGGGAAAGTTAGACGTTTTTTGTACCAACAGGCACTTAGTTCGTATACAACCTAATCGAGTTTCCATAGTCTTCTCGCCATGAGAATCAGTAGTATTAATAGCTGATCTTTTTCAGTTGACTCGTAATTGGGTTTATACACCTGTGAGTCAgctttacaataataataataataataataataataataatggtggcaggggtttttcaaatctagaaattctacaacataatcaaattgcttcagtaaaaaattattttcttaatagagctcgtgataacactttttttaatgctttggtttcagcggataaaggctacacacctttaaatttaagtgataatataattgcagatattgttgagccaaatatacctgacactatagcaaatataaaacaaaagtctttacatgggagatattttaaagagctagaacagccagaaattaatattcaagcttctcatgcatggcttaaaaaatcaaatattcatcctgagactgagggttttatatttgcaatacaagatcgtgttataaatacaagaaattataaaaaacacatatgcgatcattgataaatgtaggatttgcggaactgaaggggaaaccattgaacatatcatttcttcttgcaccgttttggctcaaagcgaatataaaaaacgtcatgatatattcgcaaaaattatacacatgaatttagcagttaaattcaatttattaaaggatacacaaccacattacatttataaaccagaaagttgtttagaaaatgacaattacaaattatattttgatcggacagttttaactgacattcacattcagcataacagaccagacattattattttaaataaacaacaaaagcaagcatatcttttagatatagctgttccaaattcacacaatataacacagacatataatacaaaaattaataaatatttagaactctccgttgctatgagaaatctttggtgtttagaaaaaaattcgattttaccatttataatttcagcaacaggaatagtaccccaatctctttttaaaaatttaaaaattttggacttagagaacacattggtggttgaaattcaaaaaggtatattattatactcatgtcacatcgtgaggaaattccttaacattgacacagaacataaaacacaaaaaagtcaaaatgcggaggcgagacgccggtaattatgttgataagcactgcactattacttgatagtattatccgtaatagtgtatgtactccggcaaaattgccgtgccgccgggtggaggtgggataggagAAATAACTCTTGAGTCAAAACAAGATCcgattaaaaatgtcaacttatatatttaatgattatttctttataaatCGATACAAATAAAtcggaaataatttatcataaaattttgattgtaTCATTGTAGAAAAATTTGGATTGtacgaatttaaaaatcagTTGCTGTATTGACTAGAAACTGAGACGACCGCACTACTTtaataaactaaaataaatgattaaatgccaacagatttttttttttgacacttgtttcctaagagattaatttcgcaaaaatatcgaattacacaatcgaaatttactttgtcccattttattttggtcaacgactgtacaacAAAAGTGTCAGACTCTCGATGCCTAATCTCGTATTAGAGTTTATCTTGAAGGCGTCGTAGATGAACCACTGCAAGGAGTGCAAGGCCGTCAGCGTGCCGATCATGACAATCCTGGGCATCAAGCCCTTCcattaatgaataattattCACTTAATTGTATGCATGCTTTAAAACATGGGCATTGGTTAATTACGTAAAGTCTTTACGTAACTACGGCGTCATTatgaatgactgaatctgttggtaacaatgaaaatttaaatgattttggtacggttggcttcaaaaaaaacgggaactgtcagaaaaagttctgtcagattttataaatttttatacactcaccggcataAAATTCGATCCAtctaatatttttatcaaatcttttttttatgaGAACATCATATCAAATGTACGTTGTATATTTGATATATCAAGTGTAAACAGTGCTAAGCTACTTTTTCATTGAAGACAAGCAAATTAGTATTCGTAAAACTAAAATGTATGCTTCACAAGATGAAGAGTATAGTTGAAGGAGTATATACTGCTGCTGTGAAAGATTTAGACAAACAAGTGGTCAAGTCTCCaaataaatttagtaaatcGAATGATGAAAGTGATCCAGAGTTTTCACCTTACGCTATAGTGAGACTCGAACGCGTTAAGTGAAGACGTATTTGTTTGTGCTCACGACATATCAAGTGCCCGCGCGATAACAGTAGCTATTTGTGATAAGAAACTGCCGTGATATCGGTACGGTGATAAGATAACAAAGACAAAAAAGTCCGAGAACTTGGTGAATATGTGCTTAATTGACATACTAcaaatagataaataaatgaaaaacaacgaaatagaaaaaatggaCCAGGATAACCCATTCAGCAAAAGTAGTAGGATCGAAAGGTCTCCAATGAGAGCCAGAAGACACTCACGAACGGACATATCTGAACAAATAGGGGCATTAGCAAAACCCGTACAACCAAAAGCGAATTACGTACCTACACCAGACACAAGTAACGTAGAGAAACTACAGCAAGATCTTGCAGAAGCTCAACAGGAGATCAAAGAATTAAAAGCAATTATAGCTAAACTGCAACCAACGCGCACAAGATTTAGTCCCGCAAACTCAGAGGAGGAAGAAGAGCTAGTTAATAGAGAAACTGTATGGATACTGAGGGAGAATAAGAAACGAAAACAAAGTAGGTCACCGGAAAGAATAATTGCAGAAaaacaaagtgaaaaaaaacaagaatcgAAACGACAAAAACCACCACCGGTAATAATTAGCAATATAAACAACTACAGTCAACTAAACACACATCTTAAAagcgaaaaaattaattacagaaCCACtatgttaaaataataacCAAGTAAAGGTGAATGTAGACAATGAATGGGAATACAGGGCATTAACCAAAGTAGtgaataatcaaaaatacCAGTGGCACTCATATGAGAACAAGCTAATTAGACCACTACGAGTAATTGTAAGACACCTACACCCATCATGCCAACCAACGGAGATACAACACGAACTGAAGGAAAGAGGATTTCTAATTACAGATGTagtgaacaaaataaaaacaattaaagaaaatggaGAATATAAAAGAATACCACTACCTCTCTTTATGCTAACTTTTGAATCTAGCCAGGACATCAAAAAAGTATATGATATAGAATTCTTGTGTCACATGAAAGTCTCAGTTGAAGCTGTCAGAAGTAGTAAACTTATACCACAATGCAAACGTTGTCAGAGATATAACCACACCCAGAAATATTGTGGGCACGAACCAAAGTGTGTTAAATGTGCTGGACAGCATTTAACAACAGAATGtaataaagcaaaaaatatacaacCAGTATGTGCAAATTGTGGCAAAAATCATCCAGCAAGTTACAGGGGATGCGAAGTTGCAaaagaattacaaaaaagaagagatGAAGCCAGCAGAAAACAACAACCTAGAACACTTACAGCCAACGAAATCAAACC includes the following:
- the LOC138130185 gene encoding uncharacterized protein, which produces MCSTCKLDYHVNCCGIDDDELKMLKSAGKAKNWKCNWCASTSPTQNKVNPLGNSGSSGSRHQSSVQPDSADDFLKKLGVEIMDIVRSCVNKQMVVLKTEIDTLKDHNVLLQHEVKRLSSLLDGTSLKDEGKANVTYSQVLAQNKEPQNQQTFVIKPKNKNQDKSQTINDILSGVDILNQDFHFSKVKQIKDGGILVGCDSNDFKKIAVEKLSEKYDIHEPRKLLPRICIVGISDIIPEDSVISYITTKNPDIFDTNSVCKLLNFSALKKNDKVFRAVLQVDLMTYRKALSRSHLIVDAAATVILLAVAIMLWRARNVEKSIILKNVNPKFFDVLTVLI